A single genomic interval of Apis cerana isolate GH-2021 linkage group LG2, AcerK_1.0, whole genome shotgun sequence harbors:
- the LOC107996807 gene encoding GTP-binding protein Rit2 isoform X2, with amino-acid sequence MSASILQDKSVALNGKNDVPVVSQPTTRCGVRVYKIVILGDGGVGKSAVTLQFVSHSFLDYHDPTIEDSYQQQAVIDGEAALLDILDTAGQVEFTAMRDQYMRCGEGFMICYSVTDRHSFQEALEYRKLITRVRANEDIPLVLVGNKFDLQHQRKVTTEEGKALAEQLGCPFYETSAALRQFIDDAFYSLVRQIRAKERSRNSISFLLRQKKRITTFRHCNREARF; translated from the exons atgtCAGCTAGCATCCTGCAGGATAAGAGTGTAGCCTTGAACGGCAAGAATGATGTACCGGTAGTCTCGCAACCTACTACTAGGTGTGGAGTTAGAGTTtacaaaattgttattttaggTGATGGTGGTGTTGGTAAATCag CGGTCACATTACAATTTGTCAGTCATAGTTTTCTTGATTATCATGATCCAACTAtag AGGATTCATATCAACAACAAGCAGTTATTGATGGTGAAGCTGCacttttagatatattagatACAGCAGGACAG gtgGAATTTACAGCTATGCGTGACCAATACATGAGATGTGGAGAGGGTTTTATGATATGTTATTCTGTAACTGATAGACATAGTTTTCAGGAAGCTTtggaatatcgaaaattaataacacgTGTGAGAGCTAATGAAGATATACCATTAGTATTGGTTggcaataaatttgatttacaaCATCAACGAAAG GTAACTACAGAAGAAGGAAAAGCACTTGCTGAGCAACTTGGTTGTCCCTTTTATGAAACATCTGCAGCTCTTAGACAATTCATAGATGATgcattttattcattagtCAGACAAATTCGAGCTAAAGAGAGATCAAGAAATTCA atttcttttctcttgaGACAGAAGAAACGTATCACTACCTTTCGGCATTGTAACAGAGAAGCGAGGTTTTAG
- the LOC107996807 gene encoding GTP-binding protein Rit2 isoform X1 yields the protein MSASILQDKSVALNGKNDVPVVSQPTTRCGVRVYKIVILGDGGVGKSAVTLQFVSHSFLDYHDPTIEDSYQQQAVIDGEAALLDILDTAGQVEFTAMRDQYMRCGEGFMICYSVTDRHSFQEALEYRKLITRVRANEDIPLVLVGNKFDLQHQRKVTTEEGKALAEQLGCPFYETSAALRQFIDDAFYSLVRQIRAKERSRNSVRKHSRWWRLRSILAFIFRRKQRHVNNHYYSP from the exons atgtCAGCTAGCATCCTGCAGGATAAGAGTGTAGCCTTGAACGGCAAGAATGATGTACCGGTAGTCTCGCAACCTACTACTAGGTGTGGAGTTAGAGTTtacaaaattgttattttaggTGATGGTGGTGTTGGTAAATCag CGGTCACATTACAATTTGTCAGTCATAGTTTTCTTGATTATCATGATCCAACTAtag AGGATTCATATCAACAACAAGCAGTTATTGATGGTGAAGCTGCacttttagatatattagatACAGCAGGACAG gtgGAATTTACAGCTATGCGTGACCAATACATGAGATGTGGAGAGGGTTTTATGATATGTTATTCTGTAACTGATAGACATAGTTTTCAGGAAGCTTtggaatatcgaaaattaataacacgTGTGAGAGCTAATGAAGATATACCATTAGTATTGGTTggcaataaatttgatttacaaCATCAACGAAAG GTAACTACAGAAGAAGGAAAAGCACTTGCTGAGCAACTTGGTTGTCCCTTTTATGAAACATCTGCAGCTCTTAGACAATTCATAGATGATgcattttattcattagtCAGACAAATTCGAGCTAAAGAGAGATCAAGAAATTCAGTACGTAAACATAGTCGTTGGTGGCGACTTCGTTCTATACTTGCCTTTATTTTTAGGAGAAAACAAAGGCATGTTaacaatcattattattctccTTAA
- the LOC107996806 gene encoding Golgi membrane protein 1 isoform X2, with product MGIDSMRVGGGRCPPLLVGGLLVACLMLICNWWTLSSENIELVRQIDELNEQLKISAEERDQCVTLRGNLEQRYKHAEDEVASLHVRLEQQADLKEKNDKLEDSVNRYKNDLDLLKLNISKTATLETRQEKNNFNIELNSTREKNKKLQEEIEQLKNDLDKIKSTCNLTTQKKAAFIPQIQISSKIQKNNDSNGDMDDNPDPEISKTENRGTDNNVIESGRDQHTSNGRLNGD from the exons aTGGGAATTGACAGTATGAGAGTCGGAGGAGGCCGATGTCCTCCTCTCCTCGTTGGAGGACTTCTCGTTGCTTGTTTAATGCTCATTTGCAACTGGTGGACTTTATCTtctgaaaatatcgaattagtTAGACAGATTGACGAGTTGAATGAACAACTTAAAATTAG tgCTGAAGAAAGAGATCAATGTGTTACATTACGTGGAAATTTAGAACAAAGATATAAGCATGCAGAAGATGAGGTAGCATCACTTCATGTACGTTTGGAACAACAAGCagatttaaaggaaaaaaatgataaattggaAGATTCTGTTAATAGATACAAAAATGATTTAGATTTATTGAAgttaaatattagtaaaactGCTACTTTGGAAACAAgacaggaaaaaaataattttaatatagaattaaattcaacacgagaaaaaaataaaaaactacaaGAGGAAATAGAACAg ttgaaAAATGaccttgataaaattaaatctacatGTAATCTAACTACTCAAAAAAAAGCTGCATTTATTCCACAaa TTCAGATAAGCTCAAAAATCCAAAAGAATAATGATTCAAATGGAGACATGGATGACAATCCAGATCCTg aaaTTAGTAAAACAGAAAATAGAGGAACAGATAACAATGTAATAGAAAGTGGGCGAGATCAACATACATCAAATGGAAGACTTAATGGAGActga
- the LOC107996806 gene encoding uncharacterized protein LOC107996806 isoform X1 produces the protein MGIDSMRVGGGRCPPLLVGGLLVACLMLICNWWTLSSENIELVRQIDELNEQLKISAEERDQCVTLRGNLEQRYKHAEDEVASLHVRLEQQADLKEKNDKLEDSVNRYKNDLDLLKLNISKTATLETRQEKNNFNIELNSTREKNKKLQEEIEQLKNDLDKIKSTCNLTTQKKAAFIPQTTREVINKIQLDPVPESAVRISLAGQRGLKYHGIPILPKDPPGAVRLKPRFSVTMPKVQISSKIQKNNDSNGDMDDNPDPEISKTENRGTDNNVIESGRDQHTSNGRLNGD, from the exons aTGGGAATTGACAGTATGAGAGTCGGAGGAGGCCGATGTCCTCCTCTCCTCGTTGGAGGACTTCTCGTTGCTTGTTTAATGCTCATTTGCAACTGGTGGACTTTATCTtctgaaaatatcgaattagtTAGACAGATTGACGAGTTGAATGAACAACTTAAAATTAG tgCTGAAGAAAGAGATCAATGTGTTACATTACGTGGAAATTTAGAACAAAGATATAAGCATGCAGAAGATGAGGTAGCATCACTTCATGTACGTTTGGAACAACAAGCagatttaaaggaaaaaaatgataaattggaAGATTCTGTTAATAGATACAAAAATGATTTAGATTTATTGAAgttaaatattagtaaaactGCTACTTTGGAAACAAgacaggaaaaaaataattttaatatagaattaaattcaacacgagaaaaaaataaaaaactacaaGAGGAAATAGAACAg ttgaaAAATGaccttgataaaattaaatctacatGTAATCTAACTACTCAAAAAAAAGCTGCATTTATTCCACAaa CTACAAGAGAAGTAATTAACAAGATTCAGTTGGATCCTGTTCCGGAATCAGCTGTAAGAATATCTTTAGCTGGTCAACGTGGTTTGAAATACCATGGAATTCCAATTCTTCCAAAAGATCCACCTGGCGCTGTGCGCCTAAAACCTCGCTTCTCTGTTACAATGCCGAAAG TTCAGATAAGCTCAAAAATCCAAAAGAATAATGATTCAAATGGAGACATGGATGACAATCCAGATCCTg aaaTTAGTAAAACAGAAAATAGAGGAACAGATAACAATGTAATAGAAAGTGGGCGAGATCAACATACATCAAATGGAAGACTTAATGGAGActga
- the LOC107996902 gene encoding uncharacterized protein LOC107996902 codes for MSVIYKNTMNSIGKFVPQKFQPLWNHPAGPQTIFFWAPAFKWGLVIAGLGDLQRPASQISISQSTALGITGLIWTRYSLAITPKNWSLFSVNLFVALTALYQVSRGIMYQREQTTATASTKEK; via the exons ATGTcggttatatataaaaatacaatgaacTCGATTGGCAAGTTTGTACCTCAGAAATTTCAACCACTGTGGAATCATCCAGCTG GTCCGCAGACTATATTCTTCTGGGCACCAGCTTTTAAATGG GGACTTGTAATAGCTGGCCTCGGTGATTTGCAGAGGCCAGCAAGTCAAATTTCCATTAGTCAATCAACTGCCTTAGGTATTACTGGCTTAATTTGGACCAGATATTCTTTAGCGATCACTCCAAAAAATTGGAGTCTTTTTAGCGTAAATCTTTTCGTCGCGCTAACAGCTTTGTATCAAGTTAGTCGAGGAATAAT gTATCAAAGAGAACAAACAACTGCAACAGCAtctacgaaagaaaaatag